A genomic window from Mesorhizobium sp. 131-2-1 includes:
- a CDS encoding MucR family transcriptional regulator, with protein sequence MTNQNDTRATELAELTADIVSAYVSNNPLPVSGLPDVIASVHASLSGLGTPIAPIVEPQTPAVNPKRSVTPDFIICLEDGKKFKSLKRHLSTDFGLTPDAYRAKWNLPQDYPMTAPNYAAQRSQLAKSIGLGRKAEPVAQAKKAPAKRKAKA encoded by the coding sequence ATGACCAACCAAAACGATACCCGCGCTACCGAACTAGCTGAGTTAACCGCCGACATTGTCTCAGCATATGTCAGCAACAATCCTTTGCCGGTGTCTGGCTTGCCGGACGTGATAGCATCGGTTCATGCTTCGCTGTCCGGACTTGGCACGCCGATCGCGCCTATCGTTGAACCGCAAACTCCCGCAGTCAACCCGAAGAGGTCGGTGACGCCGGACTTCATTATCTGCCTCGAAGACGGCAAGAAGTTCAAATCCCTGAAGCGGCATCTTAGCACGGACTTCGGCCTGACACCGGACGCCTATCGCGCCAAATGGAACTTGCCGCAAGACTACCCTATGACAGCTCCAAATTACGCCGCTCAGCGCTCGCAACTGGCGAAGTCCATCGGGCTTGGCCGCAAGGCTGAACCCGTCGCACAAGCCAAGAAGGCACCTGCGAAGCGGAAAGCCAAAGCGTAG